A genomic region of Microlunatus sagamiharensis contains the following coding sequences:
- a CDS encoding carbohydrate ABC transporter permease produces MATTIAPAPATTAARDAAPRGRKPFSPGRALAWAVMIIIILVTLFPFYWMLRTSFSTSKALFLQPGSLGPVDATLGAYKRVLGLSTTAEAQAQGGSGASVDFFLYLRNSTIFAVVATAGQVFFSALAAYAFARLRWPGRDIVFFAFLTALMVPPIFTALPNFILIKNLGLLGTFPGLIAPYFFMTPFAIFFLRQFFLGINREVEEAAKLDGAGHLTMFFRIVLPMSWAPITTLSILTVINMWNEYLWPLLVGTNEQTRVLNVALGVFRSQTPQTGPDWAGLMAAVLIAALPLLIVFLFFARRIVNSIGFSGSK; encoded by the coding sequence ATGGCCACGACCATCGCCCCCGCACCGGCGACCACCGCCGCCCGGGACGCCGCTCCGCGTGGGCGCAAGCCCTTCAGCCCCGGACGCGCCCTCGCCTGGGCCGTCATGATCATCATCATCCTGGTGACGCTCTTCCCGTTCTACTGGATGCTGCGCACCTCGTTCTCGACGTCGAAGGCGCTCTTCCTCCAGCCGGGCAGCCTGGGACCCGTCGACGCCACGCTGGGCGCGTACAAGCGCGTGCTCGGCCTGTCCACCACGGCCGAGGCGCAGGCGCAGGGCGGCTCGGGGGCGTCGGTCGACTTCTTCCTCTACCTCCGCAACTCGACGATCTTCGCCGTGGTCGCCACCGCGGGGCAGGTGTTCTTCTCCGCACTCGCCGCGTACGCGTTCGCGCGGCTGCGGTGGCCGGGGCGCGACATCGTGTTCTTCGCCTTCCTGACCGCGCTCATGGTCCCGCCGATCTTCACCGCGCTCCCGAACTTCATCCTGATCAAGAACCTCGGGCTGCTCGGCACCTTCCCGGGCCTCATCGCGCCGTACTTCTTCATGACGCCGTTCGCGATCTTCTTCCTCCGCCAGTTCTTCCTCGGCATCAACCGCGAGGTCGAGGAGGCCGCCAAGCTCGACGGCGCCGGCCACCTGACGATGTTCTTCCGGATCGTCCTGCCGATGAGCTGGGCGCCCATCACCACGCTCTCGATCCTCACGGTCATCAACATGTGGAACGAGTACCTGTGGCCGCTGCTGGTCGGCACCAACGAGCAGACGCGCGTGCTGAACGTGGCCCTGGGTGTGTTCCGGTCCCAGACCCCGCAGACCGGTCCTGACTGGGCCGGGCTGATGGCCGCCGTGCTCATCGCGGCGCTGCCCCTGCTGATCGTCTTCCTGTTCTTCGCGAGGCGGATCGTCAACTCGATCGGCTTCTCCGGCTCCAAGTAG
- a CDS encoding carbohydrate ABC transporter permease: MAAAPRVAVPGGSGTMTAATIGTTQPAVAPAARTAPSRGPGRSDLGIALLFILPALVGFCVFYLYPTIRGIYFSLTRYNILGRPHFIGLGNYTKLVNDALFWNAMKVTLEYVVLNIFFQTILAVAIGVLMQRLTKNTAVRAVILLPFLISNVIAALVWFLMLDFQVGIVNELLANLGLDRITFFGGDATAIPTIAAVNVWRHMGYTALLVFAGLQTIPDYVYEAAAVDGSTEWRSFWRITLPLLRPILALVLVITVTGSFQIFDTVNVTTRGGPGNASRVIQYYIVQKGFAEGQFGYASAISFVLFVILAIVALVQLRLLNAGESDLA, from the coding sequence GTGGCAGCAGCACCGCGGGTCGCGGTGCCCGGCGGGAGCGGCACGATGACCGCCGCGACGATCGGCACGACCCAGCCGGCGGTGGCTCCGGCCGCCCGGACGGCACCGTCGCGGGGACCGGGGCGGTCCGACCTCGGCATCGCCCTGCTCTTCATCCTGCCGGCGTTGGTCGGCTTCTGCGTCTTCTACCTCTACCCGACGATCCGCGGCATCTACTTCAGCCTGACTCGCTACAACATCCTGGGCAGGCCGCACTTCATCGGGCTGGGGAACTACACCAAGCTCGTCAACGACGCGCTGTTCTGGAACGCCATGAAGGTGACGCTCGAGTACGTCGTCCTCAACATCTTCTTCCAGACGATCCTCGCGGTGGCCATCGGCGTGCTGATGCAGCGCCTGACCAAGAACACCGCCGTGCGCGCGGTGATCCTGCTGCCCTTCCTGATCTCGAACGTGATCGCGGCGCTGGTCTGGTTCCTGATGCTCGACTTCCAGGTGGGCATCGTCAACGAGCTGCTCGCGAACCTGGGGCTGGACCGCATCACCTTCTTCGGTGGCGACGCGACGGCCATCCCGACCATCGCCGCGGTCAACGTCTGGCGCCACATGGGCTACACGGCGCTCCTGGTCTTCGCCGGGCTGCAGACGATCCCCGACTACGTGTACGAGGCCGCGGCCGTCGACGGCAGCACCGAGTGGCGCTCGTTCTGGCGGATCACGCTGCCCCTGCTGCGGCCGATCCTCGCCCTGGTCCTGGTCATCACGGTGACGGGCTCGTTCCAGATCTTCGACACGGTGAACGTGACGACCCGGGGCGGGCCCGGCAACGCGAGCCGGGTGATCCAGTACTACATCGTCCAGAAGGGCTTCGCGGAGGGGCAGTTCGGCTACGCGAGCGCCATCTCCTTCGTCCTCTTCGTGATCCTCGCCATCGTCGCCCTCGTCCAGCTGCGCCTGCTCAACGCGGGCGAGTCGGACCTGGCCTGA